The Drosophila bipectinata strain 14024-0381.07 chromosome 2L, DbipHiC1v2, whole genome shotgun sequence genome has a segment encoding these proteins:
- the LOC108125361 gene encoding transcription activator GAGA: MGILAMASAQFGPFGGLIRDIERFEGQQQQQQQQGGFGGQQQQQQEEGVIFRGPFGGGVEFFQEQQQQQQGGGGGQQQQQQQENLFNFFG; the protein is encoded by the coding sequence ATGGGCATTCTGGCCATGGCATCAGCTCAGTTCGGACCTTTCGGCGGATTAATCAGGGACATTGAGCGATTCGAgggccagcaacagcagcagcaacaacagggCGGTTTTGGgggccaacagcagcagcagcaggaagAGGGCGTCATTTTCAGAGGTCCTTTTGGCGGCGGTGTTGAGTTCttccaggagcagcagcaacagcagcagggcggaggcggtggccagcagcagcagcagcagcaggagaaCCTGTTTAATTTCTTCGGCTAG